A region from the Fibrobacter sp. genome encodes:
- a CDS encoding lipopolysaccharide assembly protein LapB, translated as MYRIFLVALTFASLAFGGSPAPTLSLPSPIAEIAERVTERNMALDYDSAFALAKQVSAKNAGVGCVLENVVLVSRYDDLGDTAALESAGKNLEKCASTGLWEAVRKFELGYVQIELGHSVKGAMTTRSGAKLFEESSELDAQAFYALYAYYMDKSFSWLPFKTDRRVEYLAVVDSAASVSKQFWPLFLTSLAWMYYDKGDYNAGLRILKVGFGKAPNHPVLLQLKADMLYKLKRYKEAADIYEKSATDYLARTGKSIRYWCAALNLVRIYADMGDKEKSARWKKALDDPEYKRLERRMPESLMDDLESRDLLD; from the coding sequence ATGTACCGTATATTTCTTGTCGCTTTGACTTTTGCCTCGCTCGCCTTTGGCGGGTCGCCCGCGCCTACGCTTTCGCTTCCTTCGCCTATCGCGGAAATCGCTGAACGGGTGACCGAGCGTAACATGGCGCTCGATTACGACAGCGCCTTCGCACTTGCGAAGCAGGTGAGCGCGAAGAATGCGGGCGTGGGATGCGTGCTCGAGAACGTGGTGCTCGTGAGCCGCTACGACGACCTGGGCGATACGGCCGCGCTTGAATCGGCGGGGAAGAATCTCGAGAAGTGTGCGTCTACCGGGCTCTGGGAAGCCGTGCGCAAGTTCGAACTCGGTTACGTGCAGATTGAACTGGGCCATTCGGTGAAGGGCGCCATGACGACGCGTTCGGGTGCTAAGTTGTTCGAAGAATCGTCCGAGCTGGATGCGCAGGCCTTCTACGCCCTCTACGCGTACTACATGGACAAGAGTTTCAGCTGGCTTCCCTTCAAGACGGATCGCCGCGTCGAGTACCTCGCCGTGGTGGATTCCGCCGCTTCGGTTTCCAAGCAGTTCTGGCCCCTCTTCCTTACCTCGCTCGCCTGGATGTACTACGACAAGGGCGATTACAACGCGGGGCTCAGGATATTGAAGGTGGGCTTCGGCAAGGCGCCGAACCATCCGGTGCTTCTGCAGCTCAAGGCTGACATGCTCTACAAGCTCAAGCGCTACAAGGAAGCCGCGGACATCTACGAGAAGAGCGCTACCGATTACCTTGCACGTACCGGGAAGTCCATCCGTTACTGGTGCGCGGCGCTGAACCTGGTGCGCATCTATGCCGACATGGGCGACAAGGAGAAGTCCGCTCGCTGGAAGAAGGCGCTCGACGATCCGGAATACAAGAGGCTCGAACGCCGCATGCCGGAATCGCTCATGGACGACCTCGAAAGCAGGGACCTGCTGGATTAG
- a CDS encoding NYN domain-containing protein, translating into MKKSPLRLFFFVDGYTLKKVNEFYRFHHPYHSRIDFRSLKNWARHEALRVFAPGSTYAVMDCHYYHPYKDPHMYGGTWGLSCFERELRFAGYQIHYCDQVGPEGVRPNMALLEDALLFASYRKMDAVVLLSTQGQYAPLPDRLRMMGLPMLLLGWQFSYSKENRLVRWKTDPYLQELATFYVAMDRVAERGISAADGGLFCDG; encoded by the coding sequence ATGAAAAAAAGTCCGCTGAGGCTGTTCTTCTTTGTGGACGGCTATACGCTGAAGAAGGTGAACGAATTCTACAGGTTTCACCACCCTTACCACTCGCGAATCGATTTCCGCTCGCTCAAGAACTGGGCGCGCCACGAGGCCCTGCGCGTGTTTGCGCCCGGCAGCACCTACGCGGTGATGGACTGCCACTACTACCACCCGTACAAGGATCCGCACATGTACGGCGGAACGTGGGGCCTTTCGTGCTTCGAGCGGGAGCTGCGTTTCGCGGGATACCAGATACACTACTGCGACCAGGTGGGGCCCGAGGGCGTGAGGCCGAACATGGCCCTGCTCGAGGATGCGCTGCTGTTCGCGAGCTACCGCAAGATGGACGCGGTGGTGCTGCTCAGTACGCAGGGGCAGTATGCGCCGCTGCCTGACAGGCTGCGCATGATGGGGCTCCCGATGCTTTTGCTCGGGTGGCAGTTCTCGTACTCGAAGGAGAACCGCTTGGTGCGCTGGAAGACGGACCCGTACCTGCAGGAGCTCGCCACCTTCTACGTGGCGATGGACCGCGTCGCCGAGAGGGGAATCAGCGCCGCCGACGGTGGCCTGTTCTGCGACGGATAG
- a CDS encoding ABC transporter substrate-binding protein yields MCSDSVQFSPQLYSNLFRMGSSCGQSLVEIRSEVGRDTLVKRFVLADSAFVADTAKLRRVSAGKEWRGATVVRVPVRRAVVLSSAQLGFMLRLGVEDRIVGVGAGAYIVDSALAAKVAQGKVLEVGNGPQVSLEKVISLKPDLVMTFATGGAYDDYDRLSTLGLPLMLTSEWQENNPFAKFDWISLFAKLFGAEARAAQILEPYAQVIPEMAKKEADPLVACRENGPRVIAGMAYGGVWYAPGGRSYTASLIRQAGGCYLWAGDTTREMKFSLEEIFAVADSADVWVNPGIYGTPDDIIAAEPRLGRIRPFREKRVCQNDARKSAGGGNDFFESAVSRPVELVRNLHECVFGIKEGESGTISEDPPYKWYRNIYNFAL; encoded by the coding sequence ATGTGCTCGGATTCCGTGCAGTTTTCCCCGCAGTTGTACAGCAATTTGTTCCGCATGGGCAGTTCCTGCGGCCAAAGTCTGGTCGAAATCCGCTCCGAAGTGGGGCGCGATACCCTCGTGAAGCGCTTCGTGCTGGCCGATTCCGCCTTCGTTGCGGATACGGCGAAGCTCAGGCGGGTTTCGGCGGGCAAGGAATGGCGGGGGGCGACCGTCGTCCGGGTGCCGGTACGCCGTGCGGTGGTGCTCTCGTCGGCGCAGCTCGGGTTCATGCTCCGCCTCGGGGTCGAAGACCGCATCGTGGGCGTGGGCGCGGGCGCCTACATCGTGGATAGCGCGCTTGCCGCGAAGGTCGCGCAGGGCAAGGTGCTCGAGGTGGGCAACGGGCCGCAGGTGTCGCTCGAGAAGGTAATCTCGCTCAAGCCCGACCTGGTGATGACGTTTGCGACGGGCGGCGCGTACGACGATTACGACAGGCTTTCGACCCTCGGGCTTCCGCTGATGCTCACTTCCGAATGGCAGGAGAACAACCCGTTCGCGAAATTCGACTGGATTAGTTTGTTTGCAAAACTCTTCGGCGCGGAAGCGCGGGCGGCGCAGATTCTGGAGCCGTATGCGCAGGTGATTCCCGAGATGGCGAAAAAGGAAGCGGACCCGCTTGTCGCCTGCAGGGAGAACGGCCCGCGCGTAATCGCGGGCATGGCGTACGGCGGCGTGTGGTATGCGCCCGGCGGAAGGAGCTACACCGCGAGCCTTATAAGGCAGGCGGGCGGCTGCTACCTGTGGGCTGGCGATACCACCCGCGAGATGAAGTTCTCGCTCGAGGAAATCTTCGCGGTGGCCGACAGCGCCGACGTGTGGGTGAACCCGGGAATATACGGGACGCCCGATGACATAATCGCGGCGGAACCGAGGCTCGGTCGCATCAGGCCGTTCAGGGAGAAGCGCGTGTGCCAGAACGATGCCCGCAAGAGCGCTGGCGGCGGGAACGACTTCTTCGAGAGTGCGGTCTCGAGGCCGGTGGAACTGGTCCGGAACCTCCACGAATGCGTTTTCGGCATAAAAGAGGGCGAATCCGGCACCATCTCGGAGGACCCGCCCTACAAATGGTATAGAAATATTTATAATTTTGCATTATGA
- a CDS encoding cyclic nucleotide-binding domain-containing protein, which yields MMKSTTGIGEWIASSYEASVPFLQQVPRDCADYLLLNAQIREYDAGEIIVQGGVEGEYFCVMQSGRAQVCGQILPDGHYTVVAYIESGACFAEMSILCNEPTSNTIIAAEDGCTVLLIPKAEFVKFLDKNPNIMVYLYKVVCDSLRTKNKAFDEFQRLSLLASGTVLPFIDFAQTMEKSRITGTVICESQFGSGFVAFEDGRICCAKCGKHTGQDALEDILSWGDESMYKLDTHLMPGTVNINQMADTTSLILDALRNIDEKQGARK from the coding sequence ATGATGAAGTCGACTACTGGTATTGGTGAATGGATTGCCTCCAGCTACGAAGCGAGTGTTCCGTTTTTGCAGCAGGTGCCGCGAGATTGTGCTGACTATTTACTGCTGAATGCGCAGATTCGCGAGTATGACGCTGGCGAAATCATCGTGCAGGGCGGCGTGGAAGGCGAGTACTTCTGCGTGATGCAGAGTGGTCGGGCCCAGGTTTGCGGACAGATTCTGCCGGACGGACACTATACCGTAGTCGCCTATATCGAGAGTGGCGCGTGCTTTGCCGAGATGTCCATCCTGTGTAACGAGCCTACGAGCAATACCATCATCGCCGCCGAAGACGGCTGCACGGTGCTGCTCATCCCGAAGGCCGAATTCGTGAAGTTCCTCGACAAGAACCCGAATATCATGGTGTACCTTTACAAGGTCGTTTGCGACAGCCTCCGCACGAAGAACAAGGCGTTCGACGAGTTCCAGCGGCTTTCGCTCCTTGCCTCGGGCACGGTGCTCCCCTTCATCGATTTTGCGCAGACCATGGAAAAGAGCCGCATCACCGGTACGGTGATTTGCGAATCCCAGTTCGGGTCCGGCTTTGTGGCCTTCGAGGACGGCCGCATCTGCTGTGCCAAGTGCGGCAAGCATACCGGCCAGGATGCCCTCGAGGATATCCTCTCTTGGGGCGACGAGTCCATGTACAAGCTCGATACGCACCTGATGCCGGGTACGGTGAACATCAACCAGATGGCCGATACCACGAGCCTCATTCTGGATGCGCTCAGGAATATTGACGAAAAACAAGGTGCCCGCAAGTAG
- the purM gene encoding phosphoribosylformylglycinamidine cyclo-ligase — protein sequence MNYADAGVSLARADEAMVGVKKSVRTTFNQGVLGDVGNFGGLFTLNHLGMKDPVLVSSVDGVGTKLKVDIEMGTHELPGQDIVNHCCDDILVQGARPLFFLDYVATGRLEPGVMDKLVAGMAKACRENDLVLIGGETAEMPGFYGPGDYDISGTIVGVVERENIIDGKKIKPGTIILGLPSTGLHTNGYSLARKVLFDVAGYKVDTLVDGMDKTIGEALAVPHRSYYPSLIDLCNKKIIQGLAHITGSGYQGNIPRILPDDVDVIIDRTTWDPPMIFKLIQQAGSVEKDEMYSTFNMGMGMLIFIDPADKAEVTAHLEAKGEKWVQIGEVVAGTKQVKFRD from the coding sequence ATGAATTACGCAGACGCAGGAGTATCCTTGGCACGTGCCGACGAAGCAATGGTCGGTGTCAAGAAATCCGTACGTACTACATTCAACCAGGGCGTTCTGGGCGACGTCGGCAATTTCGGCGGCCTCTTTACGCTCAACCACCTCGGCATGAAGGACCCTGTTCTCGTGAGTTCCGTCGACGGCGTGGGCACCAAGCTCAAGGTCGATATCGAAATGGGCACGCACGAACTGCCGGGCCAGGACATCGTGAACCACTGCTGCGACGATATCCTCGTGCAGGGCGCGCGTCCGCTGTTCTTCCTTGACTATGTGGCTACCGGCCGCTTGGAACCGGGTGTCATGGACAAGCTCGTCGCCGGTATGGCCAAGGCCTGCCGCGAGAACGACCTCGTGCTCATCGGCGGTGAAACTGCCGAAATGCCGGGCTTCTACGGTCCGGGTGACTACGACATTTCCGGCACCATCGTCGGCGTCGTGGAACGCGAAAACATCATCGACGGCAAGAAGATCAAGCCGGGTACCATCATCCTCGGTCTGCCTTCCACCGGATTGCATACAAACGGCTACTCGCTTGCTCGTAAGGTGCTCTTCGACGTGGCCGGCTACAAGGTCGATACCCTCGTCGACGGCATGGACAAGACCATCGGTGAAGCGCTCGCCGTGCCGCATCGCAGCTACTACCCGAGCCTCATCGATCTTTGCAACAAGAAGATCATTCAGGGCCTCGCCCACATCACGGGTTCGGGCTACCAGGGCAACATCCCGCGTATCCTCCCGGACGATGTCGACGTGATCATCGACCGCACCACGTGGGATCCTCCGATGATCTTCAAGCTCATCCAGCAGGCCGGCTCCGTGGAGAAGGACGAGATGTACTCTACCTTCAACATGGGTATGGGCATGCTCATCTTCATCGACCCGGCTGACAAGGCCGAAGTCACTGCCCACCTCGAAGCCAAGGGCGAAAAGTGGGTGCAGATCGGTGAAGTCGTCGCCGGTACCAAGCAGGTGAAGTTCAGGGACTAA
- a CDS encoding glycosyl hydrolase family 5: MKKRITKLMIAAGAVALVCACSDDPSNSMGSETCNSLTGCDGSSAVIDPNSSATINPNSSGTVIPGSSTVVDPNSSATVPGSSTVVDPNSSATVPGSSASIDPNSSATVQVSSSSDVPRDENGFPTIESYGPPPEAYTKDILNNGKTGWSSRYWDACKPHCSWLSSVDTTSEEKYQEGMTVARNCNIHDVEVPAFTLGHAVQQYWMGYEGTNSACVNSNAGGTYTCTDMAPIQVTENLSYGYVAAPGAQFGGGCGKCFHLQFNGGNHANDVKATHKALKGKHMIVMASNIGYDVEAGQYDMLVPGGGVGAFNALSTQIGVPASGLGANGGGFMTECQQSLGWDNTVEAYQECVLKKCDEVFKDWPNLLRGCRWYAEWYMTADNPTYNWEEVECPQYLIDHYMTSFNTTRENRWRWKDDWSDYKKGDVLDTVYCWKDGENPNDPNGKGAGCAP, translated from the coding sequence ATGAAAAAACGTATTACGAAGCTTATGATTGCAGCGGGTGCTGTGGCGCTCGTGTGCGCCTGTTCCGACGACCCGTCCAATAGCATGGGTTCTGAAACCTGCAATTCGCTTACCGGCTGCGATGGTTCCAGCGCGGTGATTGACCCGAACTCCAGCGCGACAATCAACCCGAATTCTAGCGGCACCGTTATTCCCGGCTCCAGCACGGTTGTCGACCCGAACTCCAGCGCGACCGTTCCTGGCTCCAGCACGGTTGTCGACCCGAATTCCAGCGCGACTGTTCCCGGCTCCAGCGCTTCGATTGACCCGAACTCCAGTGCGACCGTGCAGGTTAGCAGTTCCAGCGACGTTCCGCGCGACGAAAACGGATTCCCGACCATCGAATCTTACGGCCCGCCTCCTGAGGCCTACACCAAGGACATTTTGAACAACGGAAAAACAGGTTGGAGCAGCCGTTACTGGGATGCTTGCAAGCCGCACTGTTCTTGGCTCAGCAGCGTCGATACCACGAGCGAAGAAAAATACCAGGAAGGCATGACCGTGGCGCGTAACTGCAACATTCACGACGTGGAAGTCCCTGCCTTTACGCTTGGCCATGCGGTACAGCAGTACTGGATGGGCTACGAAGGCACGAACAGCGCCTGTGTGAACTCGAATGCCGGCGGCACTTACACCTGCACCGACATGGCTCCTATCCAGGTGACCGAAAACCTTTCTTACGGCTACGTGGCTGCTCCGGGCGCACAGTTCGGCGGCGGTTGCGGCAAGTGCTTCCATTTGCAGTTTAACGGTGGCAACCATGCAAACGACGTGAAGGCCACGCACAAGGCTCTCAAGGGCAAGCACATGATCGTGATGGCATCCAACATCGGTTACGACGTGGAAGCCGGCCAGTACGACATGCTCGTGCCGGGCGGTGGCGTGGGTGCATTCAACGCGCTCTCTACCCAGATTGGCGTGCCTGCAAGCGGCCTCGGCGCAAACGGCGGCGGATTCATGACGGAATGCCAGCAGAGCCTCGGCTGGGATAACACTGTGGAAGCCTACCAGGAATGCGTGCTCAAGAAGTGCGACGAAGTATTCAAGGATTGGCCGAACCTGCTGCGCGGCTGCCGCTGGTATGCTGAATGGTACATGACCGCCGACAACCCGACCTACAACTGGGAAGAGGTGGAATGCCCGCAGTACCTGATTGACCATTACATGACCTCGTTCAATACGACCAGGGAAAACCGCTGGCGTTGGAAGGATGACTGGTCTGACTACAAGAAGGGTGACGTGCTCGATACCGTTTACTGCTGGAAGGATGGCGAAAACCCGAACGATCCGAACGGCAAGGGCGCTGGCTGCGCTCCGTAA
- a CDS encoding glycosyl hydrolase family 5, with product MKRKLFGSLIVASAVAMICACGDDTGSSNAPDLMGNEPGSSVIDNPASSGAVNPGSSAVVPGSSTTIDPNSSTSVNPNSSTTVPGSSGSVIGSSADAGPESSSSKEPELDASGFPTLESYGPPPAEYTKDISATAKRGWNTRYWDACKPHCSWLRENPNDVTRADTSSDAAYIADFGTARNCNIHDVEVPTFTLGDVSKSWFGYNGTRSACGDEKEKGVFTCTDMAPIAVNDTLSYGYVAGTADSKCGKCYHLQYDGHFANEMENNPPRETHRALKGKHMIVMASNIGNDVAGGNANLPAGQFDLMVPGGGVGAFDALTVQVNKGRDFNWGAGFGGFLTECQNKLGYEATLVAYQTCIKDMCDAAFGDAGLPNLLRGCHWFADWYKAADNPTYYIEEVECPQYLIDHYMSRFNTTTVTNIKKVTDWSTYKEGDVLDTLHCWKAGEAPPEDGWVNPSAGCAP from the coding sequence ATGAAACGTAAACTGTTTGGCTCGTTGATTGTGGCAAGTGCAGTCGCCATGATTTGCGCTTGCGGCGATGATACTGGTTCGAGCAATGCACCCGACCTGATGGGCAACGAGCCGGGTTCCAGCGTGATTGACAACCCGGCTTCGTCCGGCGCGGTTAATCCGGGCTCTAGCGCGGTTGTTCCTGGTTCTAGCACCACGATCGACCCGAATTCCAGCACTTCGGTCAACCCGAATTCTAGCACGACCGTTCCGGGCTCCAGCGGCTCTGTCATCGGTTCCAGTGCCGATGCGGGTCCCGAAAGTTCCAGCAGCAAGGAACCGGAACTTGACGCGAGCGGATTCCCGACTCTTGAATCTTACGGGCCGCCTCCGGCCGAATACACCAAGGACATCAGCGCTACGGCGAAGCGCGGTTGGAATACCCGCTACTGGGACGCCTGCAAGCCGCACTGCTCTTGGCTTAGGGAAAACCCTAACGATGTGACTCGTGCGGACACGTCTTCCGATGCGGCCTACATTGCCGACTTTGGCACTGCGCGTAACTGCAACATTCACGACGTGGAAGTCCCTACCTTTACCTTGGGTGACGTATCGAAATCCTGGTTCGGTTACAACGGGACCAGAAGCGCTTGCGGCGACGAAAAGGAAAAGGGCGTGTTCACCTGCACGGACATGGCGCCTATTGCCGTGAACGACACTCTTTCTTATGGGTACGTTGCGGGTACTGCCGACAGCAAGTGCGGCAAGTGCTATCACCTGCAGTACGACGGTCACTTCGCGAACGAGATGGAAAACAACCCGCCAAGGGAAACTCACCGGGCGCTCAAGGGCAAGCACATGATCGTGATGGCCTCCAACATCGGTAACGACGTGGCGGGCGGCAATGCTAATCTTCCGGCAGGCCAGTTTGATTTGATGGTGCCGGGTGGTGGCGTGGGCGCCTTTGACGCCCTCACTGTCCAGGTGAACAAAGGCCGCGACTTTAACTGGGGCGCAGGCTTTGGCGGATTCTTGACCGAATGCCAGAACAAGCTCGGCTACGAGGCTACTCTCGTCGCGTACCAGACCTGCATCAAGGATATGTGCGACGCGGCTTTCGGCGACGCCGGCCTTCCGAACCTTTTGCGCGGTTGCCACTGGTTTGCCGACTGGTACAAGGCTGCGGACAATCCGACCTACTACATCGAAGAAGTGGAATGCCCGCAGTACCTGATCGATCATTACATGAGCCGATTCAACACCACTACGGTAACCAACATCAAGAAGGTGACGGACTGGTCCACTTACAAGGAAGGCGACGTGCTCGACACGCTCCATTGCTGGAAGGCGGGCGAAGCTCCTCCGGAAGACGGTTGGGTCAACCCGAGCGCCGGCTGTGCTCCGTAA